The sequence GTATCGCGTTGAAACATACCCGGTGCGTACCGTGCGGGTCCGAGAGGTCGCCCGCCGCGAAGAGCTGGTGCGGGCGCACCGCGCGCATGATGTCCCGGACGAGGGCGATGTCCCGCTCTCCCAGCGAGTGCTTCTTCACGATCCCGGTCTGGTAGAAGGGCATGTCCAGGAAGTGGATGTTTTCCGCGGGGATGCCCGCGTAGCGCGCGGCCGCCTTCGCCTCGCCGCGCCGGATGAGCGCCTTCACCTTCATTGCCTCATCGCTGTCCGCGTCGGCGGGGAGTTTCTCCCGGAGGAACTCCGTCACGCGGTCGCACACCCCGCGCGCGGGGGCCGAGCCGATCCCGAACGAATCGTGAAAGTCGCGCACGAAATCGAGGAAGCGCACGGCGTCGTCGTCGTAGACGGCGACGGTCCCCGAGGTCTGGTAGGCGACGTGCACCTCGTGGCCCTGGTCCACGAGCCGGATGAGGGTGCCCCCCATCGATATCACGTCGTCGTCCGGGTGCGGGCTCATGATGAGCACGCGCTTGGGAAAGGGGCGCGCGCGCTCGGGCCGGTTCGCGTCTTCCGTGCCGGGCTTCCCCCCGGGCCAGCCCGTGATGGTGTGCTGTATGTCGTTGAAGACGCGGATGTTTATCGAGTACGCGTCGCCCAGGCGGTCGACCAGGTCGTACATGCCGTGGTCGATGTAATCGCGGTTGGTGAGCTTGAGTATGGGCTTGGAGGTCGCGCGGCAGAGCCAGGCGACGGCCCTGCGGACCAGGCGTTCGTCGTCCCAGGCGCACCTCCCCGTGAGCCAGGGCGTCGCGATCCGCGTGAGGCCCGCCGACGAGGCGCCGTCCAGGACCACGCGGGCGTCCGGGTGGCGGCGCAGGAAGGAGGCGGGCACCCTGTCGGTTTCCGGTCCCTCGACGCACGCGCGCACGATCTCGGCCTTTCCCTCGCCCAGGGCGAGAAGGTATATCTTCCGCGCCTCGAGTATGGTGCCCACGCCCATCGTGATCGCGTGGGAGGGTACGTGCTCCTCGCCGTAGAAGTCGCCCGCCGCGTCGAGCACCGTGATGCGGTCCAGGGTGACGAGCCTGGTCCGGGAATCGGGCCCCGAGCCGGGCTCGTTGAAACCGATATGCCCCGTCCTGCCGATCCCGAGTATCTGCGCATCGATGCCCCCCGCCTCGCGTATCGCGCGCTCGTACTCCGCGCAGTGGCGCTCGATGCCGGGCCCGTCCGCGGTCCCGTCGGGGATGTGCGTGTTTAGGGGGTCGATATCGACATGGTCGAAGAAGGACTCCTTCATGAAGCGGACGTAGCTTTGCAGGGAAGAGGGGTCCATGGGATGATATTCGTCCAGGTTGAAGGTGATCACGTGGCGGAAGGAGAGCCCCTCCTCGCGGTGCATGCGGACGAGCTCCTCATAGACGGAAAGCGGCGTTGAACCGGTGGCGAGGCCCAGCACGCAGGGCTCGCCCCGCGAGGCCCTGGCGCGCACGAGCGCCGCGATTTCACCCGCGACGAAGCGGGAGGCGGCGCCGGGATCGGGGAAAAGGGCGACTGGTATCTTTTCGGGTGTGTTGAGGTCCGGCGACGATTCCATGTTCTCTGCCTCGTCCTGCGTGGGGTGTGCGATCTTCATGCAGGGATACCCCCACGCGAGGCCGAGCGCAACCAAAAATTTATCTCGTCCACTTCTCCCGTTCTTACACGCCTTTCAAAGCCTCGCCAGCCTCCTGCGCCGCCTTGTGGTGCTCATGCGGTGCGGAAAGGGTCGATGATTGACGCGATAAACAAGCAACCGCGAATAGACGCGAATAAACGCTAATCATTTTAAAAATTCGCGTTCATTCGCGGTTTAACCGCCTTTTTCTGAGATTTCATTCCGACGGACGGAAGGTCTCGGGAACCGGTTTCCCGGCGGCGCCGGAGAGCTGCCCGTTCGCCATGAGCCAGGTCTTGAAGCCGCCGGACAGGTTGACCGCGTCGAAGCCCGAAAGTGAGAGCATCCGTTGGGCGACATAGCCCCGCAGCCCCACGGCGCAGTAGGCGATAATCCTGCCGCCGCGCGGGAGCTCGCCCATCCGGGCGCGCAGTTCGTTCACCGGTATGTTTATCGACCCGTCGATATTATCCGCCTTGAATTCATCGACGGTGCGCACGTCGAGAAGCACGTCGCGCGCCGGGTCAAGGTCGTGGAGATCTTCCGGCTGGATCGCGCGGTGGTCGCCACGGAGCAAATTGGCCGCGGTAAAACCCGCCATGTTCACGGGGTCCTTCGCGGAGCCGAAGGGCGGCGCGTACGACAGTTCAAGGTGCTCCAGGTCGTACACCGTGAGGCCCGCGCTCATGGCCGTGGCAAGGACGTCGATACGCTTGTCGACGCCCTCCGTCCCGACCGCCTGCGCCCCGAGGATCGTTCCCGTCGCGGGATCGAACATGAGCTTGAGGGCCACCGGGAAGGCCCCGGGATAATAGCTCGCGTGGTTTCCCGCATGAATGTATATTTTCCTGAAATCACGGCCGGCTTTCCTGAGCAGTTTTTCGGACGCTCCCGTACCACCAGCGGCCAGGTCGAACACCTTGCATATGGAGGTGCCCAGGGTGCCGCGGTACTTCGAGTCGCGTCCGAAGATGCGGTCGGCGGCGATACGGCCCTGCCGGTTCGCGGGACCGGCGAGCGGGACGTAACCGGGAAGGCCCGTCACGGGGTTCACGACCTCGATCGCGTCGCCGATTGCGTAGATTTCGGGGTCCGAGGTGCGCATTCCCTCGTCGACGGCGATGCCGCCCGTTGCGCCGATCGCGAGTCCCGCGTCCCGCGCGAGCTTCGTACGGGGACGCACCCCAATGGAAAGAATGACCATCCCGGATTCGAGCGTACCCCCGTCCTCGAACGAGATTACCGCCAATTTTCCGTTATGCGTAATTCCGGCGGCCTTGCGCCCCAGGTGCAGCGCGATGCCCTTGACCGCCAGGTGCTGGTGAAGCAGCTCCGCCATCTCCGGGTCGAGCGGCGGCATGACCTGGCTGTCGGCCTCCACGATGCTCACGGCGATCCCCCGGAGGGCCAGGTTCTCCGCGGCCTCGAGCCCGATAAACCCGCCGCCGATTATCGTCGCGCTGCGCACGCCCTCGCGCGCGATGAAGGAAAGCACCGCGTCCATGTCGGGGATGGTCTGGAGCGTGAACACCGACGGGAGGTCGACGCCCGGCATGGGCGGCCTGAACGCATCCGCACCCGGCGAAAGGATGAGCCTGTCGTAGGGTATGGTCTCATTCCCGCCCCCTGCGGCGTCCGCGAGCGTAACCGTGTGCGCGGCCCGGTCGATGGCGACGGCCTCGGTCCCGGTGCGCACGGTGATGTTGAACCGGTCTTTCAGGGAGCGGGGCGTCTGGATGAGCAGGTGCGCCCTGTCCGGAATGACGCCCCCGATATGGTAGGGGAGGCCGCAGTTCGCGAAACTCACGTACGGTCCCTTCTCTATGATGGTGATCGCGGCGTCCTCGGAAAGCCGCCGCGCCCGCGCGGCTGCGGACGCGCCGCCCGCCACGCCGCCTATTATTACGATGCGAAGTTTATCTCCCATGACGTTCCTACCCCTCGTGGCACTCGTGCCCGTGGCCGTGCTCCGCGCAGGACACGCCGGAATCCGTGAGCGATCCCGCGATCCATTGCTCGGTGACCGTTTGCACGTCGCCCGCGCACCCGCGCAGCACCCTGATCCCCCGGCTCCCCAGCTTATTCACAGCGCCCTGTCCCATGTTGCCGGCGAGCATCAGGGTCACCCCCATATCGGCAAGCGTGTGCACGATGTCCGACTTGCACCCACAGCCGGGGGGCGGCGTGATATTTTCCCGGGACACGATGCTCCGGTCCTCGCCCACCGTGAAGACCGTAAAATACTCGCAGTGGCCGAAATGCCCGTCCACCATGTTTTCGTGAGTTGGCAATGCTATTTTCATTGAATCCTCCTGCGGATCAAGTTTTGTTCCTGTTCAATTTCGCGCAACGGGGACATCCCGCCCCGTGTGCGCCGCCCGTCCGTCCCCCGCTGCACCGGGGGCACGAGGGGCGGCCGGGCTCCCCGACGACGACGTCCCCGCCCCCGATGCGAAGCGCCTTGCCGTTCACCAGCACGTCCGCGATCTTTCGCTGGGCCGATTCCATGATCCTTCCAAACGTCTGGCGCGACACGCCCATACGGGCCGCGGCCTCCTCCTGGTAGAGGGCCTCGTGGCAGGCCAGGCGCACCGCCTCAAACTCGTCAAGGGTGAGCACGATCTCCTCGAGGGCGGCGGGCGAAACGCCCCCGGGGCTGAAATAATTCGCGTTCGGCACGCAGCCTATGGTTCTGCAGCATTTTGGCCTCGGCATTTCAGGGACGCCCCCCGGGATCGACCGTGTCGCGTCCCGGCCGTATCGCCCGCACCGTGTAGAAGTACTCGTTGAGAAGCGCGGCGAGCACGCGGACGAAGCCGGCTTTCCCCGCCATGCGCGCGGCGTCCTCCGGCGCTATACGCTCGTGCGGCGGCGGGCCCATCTCCATGGGGACATTTCTCCACTCGATGATGAGCAGCGTGCCCCCGGGCTCCAGGAGCCGGTACGCGGCGCGCAGCAGGCGGACGTGATTGTCCACCTCGTGCACCACGGTCGATAGGAGCGCGAAATTCGCGACGGACTCCCCGAGCCCCGGATCGTACTCGGTGGAGAGCGCCGTCTCGACGCACGCGAGGCCCGCCGCATCGGCGGCGGCGCGGACGGATTTCAGCATCTCGGGGGATATGTCCAGGGCGTACACGCGCCCGCGCGGGCCGACGATCCCGGCCGCGGGAATGGTGAAGTAGCCGGTCCCCGCACCGATATCCGCGACGATGTCGCCGG is a genomic window of Spirochaetota bacterium containing:
- a CDS encoding DUF134 domain-containing protein, translated to MPRPKCCRTIGCVPNANYFSPGGVSPAALEEIVLTLDEFEAVRLACHEALYQEEAAARMGVSRQTFGRIMESAQRKIADVLVNGKALRIGGGDVVVGEPGRPSCPRCSGGRTGGAHGAGCPRCAKLNRNKT
- the nagB gene encoding glucosamine-6-phosphate deaminase, with product MESSPDLNTPEKIPVALFPDPGAASRFVAGEIAALVRARASRGEPCVLGLATGSTPLSVYEELVRMHREEGLSFRHVITFNLDEYHPMDPSSLQSYVRFMKESFFDHVDIDPLNTHIPDGTADGPGIERHCAEYERAIREAGGIDAQILGIGRTGHIGFNEPGSGPDSRTRLVTLDRITVLDAAGDFYGEEHVPSHAITMGVGTILEARKIYLLALGEGKAEIVRACVEGPETDRVPASFLRRHPDARVVLDGASSAGLTRIATPWLTGRCAWDDERLVRRAVAWLCRATSKPILKLTNRDYIDHGMYDLVDRLGDAYSINIRVFNDIQHTITGWPGGKPGTEDANRPERARPFPKRVLIMSPHPDDDVISMGGTLIRLVDQGHEVHVAYQTSGTVAVYDDDAVRFLDFVRDFHDSFGIGSAPARGVCDRVTEFLREKLPADADSDEAMKVKALIRRGEAKAAARYAGIPAENIHFLDMPFYQTGIVKKHSLGERDIALVRDIMRAVRPHQLFAAGDLSDPHGTHRVCFNAILRALDSLAGEDWLRECAVWLYRGAWQEWDIQDVDMAVPLSPQELARKRSAIFKHQSQKDRPLFPGVDEREFWQRAEARNRATAAFYDGLGMAEYEALEVFKRCPMKGTWSGKKSPGG
- a CDS encoding CoA-disulfide reductase — translated: MGDKLRIVIIGGVAGGASAAARARRLSEDAAITIIEKGPYVSFANCGLPYHIGGVIPDRAHLLIQTPRSLKDRFNITVRTGTEAVAIDRAAHTVTLADAAGGGNETIPYDRLILSPGADAFRPPMPGVDLPSVFTLQTIPDMDAVLSFIAREGVRSATIIGGGFIGLEAAENLALRGIAVSIVEADSQVMPPLDPEMAELLHQHLAVKGIALHLGRKAAGITHNGKLAVISFEDGGTLESGMVILSIGVRPRTKLARDAGLAIGATGGIAVDEGMRTSDPEIYAIGDAIEVVNPVTGLPGYVPLAGPANRQGRIAADRIFGRDSKYRGTLGTSICKVFDLAAGGTGASEKLLRKAGRDFRKIYIHAGNHASYYPGAFPVALKLMFDPATGTILGAQAVGTEGVDKRIDVLATAMSAGLTVYDLEHLELSYAPPFGSAKDPVNMAGFTAANLLRGDHRAIQPEDLHDLDPARDVLLDVRTVDEFKADNIDGSINIPVNELRARMGELPRGGRIIAYCAVGLRGYVAQRMLSLSGFDAVNLSGGFKTWLMANGQLSGAAGKPVPETFRPSE
- a CDS encoding dinitrogenase iron-molybdenum cofactor biosynthesis protein; its protein translation is MKIALPTHENMVDGHFGHCEYFTVFTVGEDRSIVSRENITPPPGCGCKSDIVHTLADMGVTLMLAGNMGQGAVNKLGSRGIRVLRGCAGDVQTVTEQWIAGSLTDSGVSCAEHGHGHECHEG
- a CDS encoding class I SAM-dependent methyltransferase — protein: GDIVADIGAGTGYFTIPAAGIVGPRGRVYALDISPEMLKSVRAAADAAGLACVETALSTEYDPGLGESVANFALLSTVVHEVDNHVRLLRAAYRLLEPGGTLLIIEWRNVPMEMGPPPHERIAPEDAARMAGKAGFVRVLAALLNEYFYTVRAIRPGRDTVDPGGRP